ATGAAATTACATGTGAAATAAAAGTGACGATGGGAAAATAAAGCGCAAAAGGGTCGGATGATTTCGACTCTTTTTTTAACGAAATTGGTGGAAATGCATCTTTTCATTCGAATGGTTTTTCGTTATAATGTCTACTAACGATAGAAAAGTGTCTTTGATAAGTAGACATATGCAAATTTTGATAAAAAATAAGAGGCTGCGGGTTCATACAACAAAATACAGCCGATAGCCGTACGGACAATCATTGAAGGGTGTGGAGCAGATGCAAGAAACCATTAAAGTGGGCCTAATGGGGCTGGGGACGGTAGGTTCCGGCGTTTATCAAGTGTTGAATGAAAATGGATCAGAGATTGCGCTGCGTGCGAGCGGTCCGATTGAGATTGCAAAAATATTGGTCAGAGACATGGAGAAAGAGCGGGCGATCCGTGTTCCAGGACAATTGTTCACAACAGATCCGTATGAACTCGTCAACGATCCGGAGATTGATGTGATCGTGGAAGTCATGGGCGGCTTTGAAAATACATTGGAAATTTTGCTGGCAGCGATTGAACGCAAAAAGAGTGTCGTTACCGCCAATAAAGATTTGATTGCCGTTCATGGCCATGAATTGATGGACAAAGCGGCCAACGCAGGCGTGGATTTTTTGTTTGAAGCAAGTGTAGCCGGCGGGATTCCGATTATTCGGCCGTTAATCCATTGCCTGGCCGGGAATCGAATCGAAGAAATCATGGGAATTATCAACGGCACCACGAATTTTATCTTGTCGAAAATGACAAACGAAAAAGTTTCATTTGCGGCTGCTTTGCAAGAAGCCCAGGAATTGGGGTATGCAGAAGCGGATCCAACTTCCGATGTGGAGGGGTTGGACGCTGCAAGGAAAATTGCGATTCTCGCATCATTGGCATTTAATAGCCAAGTCACGTTTTCCGATGTGACGGTCAAAGGCATCTCCTCCGTGACGGACCGTGACGTCATGTACGCGGATCAGCTGGGATATGTAGTGAAATTAATTGCCCGGGCGCGGGAAGTTGACGGTGAGATCGAAGCGATTGTAAGGCCTACATTTGTGCCGAAAGATCATCCTTTGGCAGCAGTCGGGGGGGCGTATAATGCGGTATTTGTGAAAGGAAATGCGGTCGGAGAGGCGATGTTCCATGGATT
Above is a window of Fodinisporobacter ferrooxydans DNA encoding:
- a CDS encoding homoserine dehydrogenase; its protein translation is MQETIKVGLMGLGTVGSGVYQVLNENGSEIALRASGPIEIAKILVRDMEKERAIRVPGQLFTTDPYELVNDPEIDVIVEVMGGFENTLEILLAAIERKKSVVTANKDLIAVHGHELMDKAANAGVDFLFEASVAGGIPIIRPLIHCLAGNRIEEIMGIINGTTNFILSKMTNEKVSFAAALQEAQELGYAEADPTSDVEGLDAARKIAILASLAFNSQVTFSDVTVKGISSVTDRDVMYADQLGYVVKLIARAREVDGEIEAIVRPTFVPKDHPLAAVGGAYNAVFVKGNAVGEAMFHGLGAGSLPTASAVVGDIIEAVRNIHAGVRGKVLATSYHEKPIRSEAESVGKHYIRLVANDKPGVLGTIAAIFGETHVSIESMVQRKHDGNSAELVFVTHDVRYGDLQNALAMLSSHTTVTQVHQVLQVI